A genomic segment from Pectinophora gossypiella chromosome 3, ilPecGoss1.1, whole genome shotgun sequence encodes:
- the LOC126382178 gene encoding neural Wiskott-Aldrich syndrome protein-like, producing the protein MPRGENRPSILLSRDENEQVFSLIGPKCQSLATAVVQLFTTEGPGHSEWKKKDTGVLCLIKDNSKRSYFFRIYCLYRKAMIWEHEVYMQIEYKSPRPYLHTFEAEEYMTAFNFANEDEAKVLRNILIEKIELRKQRREERRQRSLLAQRANSSSSGGYAPGRHNGVAAPPPLPQPQPAPVPALPPKSTNSLSGGYTIKSSSKKPKTRKLTKADIGMPQDFKHISHVGWDATKGFDVDNLPEEEMRSFFYKAGISETQLQDHATRQFIYDFINTHGGLDAVKEELHEAKPKASRAPPPPPARAVPPPPAAPAPPRNPPPPRPSQPPSAAPPAAPPPPAAPPPPPPAPPAPPAPPAPPAPPMMPAMQDAAVPQDARAALMESIRSGNKTLKKVEATSKAPTADDSRSNLLSEIRQGIELKSVTTRSNTNPPASGRGAAPCGLADALKRALDERSRAIHSDTDSDDTNDTASESEWD; encoded by the exons ATGCCGAGAGGAGAGAACAGGCCGAGCATCCTGCTGTCTCGGGACGAGAATGAGCAGGTGTTCAGCCTCATCGGCCCCAAATGCCAG AGCCTGGCGACGGCGGTGGTGCAACTGTTCACCACGGAGGGGCCAGGACACTCAGAATGGAAGAAGAAGGACACGGGAGTGCTGTGTCTTATAAAA GACAACAGCAAGCGGTCGTACTTCTTCCGCATCTACTGTCTCTACCGCAAGGCAATGATATGGGAGCACGAGGTTTACATGCAGATAGAGTACAAGAGTCCGCGCCCCTACCTGCACACCTTCGAGGCTGAG gaATACATGACAGCGTTCAACTTTGCAAACGAAGATGAAGCGAAAGTCCTTAGGAATATTCTCATCGAGAAAATTGAATTACGAAAACAAAGGAGAGAAG AGAGAAGGCAGCGCTCGCTCCTAGCTCAACGCGCCAACAGCTCGTCGTCGGGCGGCTACGCCCCGGGCCGCCACAACGGCgtggccgcgccgccgccgctgccgcagCCGCAGCCGGCGCCCGTGCCCGCGCTGCCGCCCAAGTCCACCAACTCACTCTCAG GCGGCTACACGATCAAGAGCTCGAGCAAGAAGCCGAAGACGAGGAAGCTGACGAAGGCGGACATCGGCATGCCGCAGGACTTCAAGCACATCTCGCATGTCGGCTGGGACGCCACCAAAG GTTTCGACGTAGACAACCTGCCTGAAGAGGAGATGCGCTCGTTCTTCTACAAGGCCGGCATCTCGGAGACACAACTACAGGACCACGCCACCAGACAGTTCATATACGACTTCATCAACACGCACGGCGGCTTGGACGCTGTCAAGGAAGAACTGCATGAAGCCAAGCCTAAAG CCTCCCgcgcgcccccgccgccgcccgcgcgcgccgtgccgccgccgcccgccgcgccggcgccgccgcgcaacccgccgccgccgcggcccTCGCAGC CGCCGAGTGCAGCGCCCCCGGCCGCGCCGcccccgcccgccgcgccgccgccgccgccgcccgcgccccccgcgccgcccgcgccccccgctccgcccgcgccgcccatGATGCCCGCCATGCAGGACGCGGCCGTGCCGCAGGATGCCAGAGCTGCGCTCATGGAAAGCATCCGAAGCGGAAATAAGACGCTCAAG AAAGTGGAGGCGACCTCGAAGGCGCCAACAGCGGACGACAGCAGAAGCAACCTGCTAAGCGAGATCCGGCAGGGAATAGAACTCAAATCC GTGACCACCCGCTCGAACACCAACCCCCCCGCGTCCGGTCGTGGCGCGGCGCCGTGCGGGCTGGCCGACGCCCTGAAGCGCGCGCTAGACGAGCGGTCCCGCGCCATACACTCCGACACCGACTCGGACGACACCAACGACACTGCCAGCGAGAGCGAGTGGGACTAG